One segment of Candidatus Fermentibacter sp. DNA contains the following:
- a CDS encoding molybdopterin-dependent oxidoreductase has protein sequence MGLPALPPGQVWTERFPVYSFAGDVSLSREDWRLEILGLAEVDTVLDWNGFLALGAVTDTLDLHCVTGWSRRGDVWTGIPSRAILELARPLPGAVSVMVHCADGYTTNVPLEEFGRDGVMLAFELDGEALAPEHGFPVRLIVPQLYAYKAAKWVTGLEFMPDDLPGYWESRGYHPRGDPWLEERYGNP, from the coding sequence GTGGGCCTTCCGGCCCTCCCCCCCGGCCAGGTCTGGACGGAACGATTCCCGGTCTATTCCTTCGCAGGAGACGTCTCGTTGTCGCGCGAGGACTGGAGGCTGGAGATACTGGGCCTCGCGGAAGTCGACACCGTGCTCGACTGGAACGGATTCCTCGCGCTCGGTGCCGTCACGGACACCCTCGACCTCCACTGCGTCACGGGATGGTCGAGGCGGGGCGACGTGTGGACGGGGATCCCCTCCAGGGCGATCCTCGAACTGGCCCGTCCTCTGCCGGGGGCCGTTTCTGTCATGGTGCACTGCGCGGACGGCTACACCACCAACGTACCTCTCGAGGAGTTCGGCAGGGATGGCGTCATGCTGGCCTTCGAGCTCGACGGGGAGGCGCTCGCGCCCGAGCACGGATTCCCGGTCAGGCTCATCGTACCGCAGCTCTACGCCTACAAGGCGGCGAAATGGGTGACGGGTCTCGAATTCATGCCGGATGACCTGCCGGGATACTGGGAGAGCCGCGGGTATCATCCCAGGGGCGACCCATGGCTCGAGGAGAGATACGGGAACCCCTGA
- a CDS encoding efflux RND transporter periplasmic adaptor subunit, translated as MKHTGVIIAAAVLSTAACGPGEGTGPGEAVVVRVVTMAPSPISEEVVASTRLEGLDEALVYPGAGGRVEEVLVSEGDSVTAGTPLVRLSSDAQFLAGSSAASAGVAAARSAEQNAARALERMRSLYEAGAVSVQELETAETMYASAEAARQQAVAGASQAYSAADNSLIVAPFDGRIGRIWVREGNMAGGGPAVSISNAENLRAEVLVPERFLAMLEPGQTARVSVIAYGEESFPGIVTAAARSVDPVSGLVPVEVAFGNPDGRLYPGMGGRVAISVRTSENAMVLPDVALRRLADGYEVALEVDGVARMVPVVTGIMNDGLVEIVEGLNPGDRVIVEGQLRVADGDPVREAEDGAASGQPASE; from the coding sequence ATGAAGCATACCGGAGTCATTATCGCTGCAGCGGTGCTGTCGACGGCGGCCTGCGGCCCGGGAGAAGGCACGGGGCCGGGAGAGGCCGTGGTGGTGCGGGTTGTCACGATGGCACCATCCCCCATCTCCGAGGAGGTGGTGGCCTCCACGAGGCTCGAGGGCCTCGACGAGGCCCTGGTGTACCCCGGGGCCGGGGGCCGCGTCGAGGAGGTGCTGGTCAGCGAAGGCGACAGCGTCACGGCGGGAACGCCCCTCGTGAGGCTCTCCTCCGACGCGCAGTTCCTGGCCGGGTCCTCGGCGGCCAGCGCCGGAGTGGCTGCCGCCAGGTCGGCCGAGCAGAATGCCGCCAGGGCCCTCGAGAGGATGCGCTCGCTCTACGAGGCCGGGGCGGTGAGCGTCCAGGAGCTGGAGACGGCCGAGACAATGTACGCCTCCGCCGAGGCCGCGAGGCAGCAGGCCGTGGCGGGTGCGAGCCAGGCCTACAGCGCGGCGGACAATTCCCTCATAGTGGCTCCGTTCGACGGCAGGATAGGCAGGATCTGGGTCCGGGAGGGCAACATGGCCGGCGGCGGGCCGGCGGTGTCGATATCGAACGCCGAGAACCTGAGAGCCGAGGTGCTCGTGCCGGAGAGGTTCCTCGCGATGCTCGAACCCGGCCAGACCGCGCGTGTCAGCGTCATCGCCTACGGAGAAGAGAGCTTCCCCGGCATCGTGACGGCCGCCGCGCGTTCTGTCGATCCGGTTTCCGGGCTGGTCCCGGTGGAGGTCGCCTTCGGCAATCCCGACGGGCGCCTGTACCCGGGCATGGGCGGCAGGGTGGCCATATCCGTCAGGACGTCGGAGAACGCCATGGTCCTCCCGGACGTCGCGCTGAGGCGTCTCGCGGACGGCTACGAAGTAGCCCTCGAGGTCGACGGGGTCGCCCGCATGGTCCCGGTGGTGACCGGCATCATGAATGACGGCCTGGTGGAGATAGTCGAGGGTCTGAACCCGGGCGACAGGGTCATCGTCGAGGGCCAGCTCAGGGTCGCGGACGGCGACCCCGTCCGCGAGGCGGAGGACGGAGCCGCTTCCGGGCAGCCCGCATCCGAGTGA
- a CDS encoding TolC family protein, with protein MNRTALLVALCTVPAFSMTLDEAVRNALENRNDVAAARSDLSSAEWQRRSADLWFLPSVSFGAAFVRNHDVSVMEIPGVGSFPTGAEYASQVGITAAVPLFTAQGMAGSSLAEASEDIASASLDASRQDAVLEVVRSFHGVLLAVELERVASEALSIAEAGYGIASRRYEAGTISRFELLQSSVAYENRKPEALAASSAVIDARSAFSVAVGMTSTSEVPAEGSLSDPLPLDLPSSLEEAEALMRDNSPELRTAEAMRRAGDASVGLARGAFAPTVILQTEYAWQAAREDWRFEAGDYDRAWSTTLAIEVPIFDQLTDVSSYQAARAGRLSADAGAGTIEDYSELGLVQAWNNLMLARESVSATTATVASAEEGAGIASVSYEAGVITRLEMDQAFLALTAARTNQANALYGLRVAEAALARATGTLEF; from the coding sequence ATGAACAGAACAGCATTGCTCGTCGCCCTGTGTACCGTGCCGGCCTTCTCCATGACCCTCGACGAGGCCGTGCGGAACGCCCTGGAGAACAGGAACGACGTCGCCGCGGCCAGGTCGGACCTGTCCTCCGCGGAGTGGCAGCGGCGCAGCGCGGACCTGTGGTTCCTGCCATCCGTCTCCTTCGGGGCCGCCTTCGTGCGGAACCATGACGTCTCGGTGATGGAGATCCCCGGTGTGGGATCGTTCCCGACGGGCGCCGAGTACGCTTCCCAGGTCGGGATCACGGCCGCCGTCCCGCTCTTCACGGCCCAGGGCATGGCGGGTTCGAGCCTGGCGGAGGCCTCCGAGGATATCGCCTCCGCATCACTCGACGCATCCCGGCAGGATGCCGTCCTCGAAGTCGTTCGGTCGTTCCACGGCGTCCTCCTCGCCGTCGAACTGGAGAGGGTGGCCTCCGAAGCCCTTTCGATAGCGGAGGCGGGCTACGGGATCGCCAGCCGCAGATACGAGGCCGGCACGATATCGAGGTTCGAGCTGCTCCAGAGCAGCGTCGCATACGAGAACAGGAAGCCCGAGGCCCTTGCGGCCTCGAGCGCGGTCATCGACGCCCGTTCGGCCTTCTCCGTGGCCGTGGGCATGACGAGCACGTCCGAAGTGCCGGCGGAAGGCAGCCTCTCCGACCCCCTCCCCCTCGATCTCCCGTCGTCCCTCGAGGAGGCGGAGGCGCTGATGCGCGACAACAGCCCGGAGCTGCGCACGGCCGAGGCGATGAGGCGGGCGGGTGACGCCTCGGTGGGTCTGGCGCGCGGCGCCTTCGCGCCCACGGTGATCCTGCAGACCGAGTATGCCTGGCAGGCCGCGCGGGAGGACTGGAGATTCGAGGCCGGCGACTACGACCGGGCATGGTCCACCACGCTCGCGATCGAAGTTCCCATATTCGACCAGCTCACCGACGTCTCCTCCTACCAGGCGGCCAGGGCCGGCAGGCTCTCGGCCGATGCGGGGGCCGGCACCATCGAGGACTACAGCGAACTGGGCCTGGTCCAGGCATGGAACAACCTGATGCTCGCGAGGGAGTCGGTTTCGGCCACGACGGCGACGGTGGCCTCGGCCGAGGAGGGCGCCGGGATAGCCAGCGTCTCCTACGAGGCCGGCGTGATCACGAGGCTCGAGATGGACCAGGCCTTCCTGGCCCTGACGGCCGCGAGGACCAACCAGGCCAACGCGCTGTACGGGCTCAGGGTCGCCGAGGCGGCGCTCGCCAGGGCGACCGGCACGCTGGAATTCTAG
- a CDS encoding TetR/AcrR family transcriptional regulator, with amino-acid sequence MTERNDAVGTKEGILKAAIRVLGEKGYSDLSMKDVAEASGFTKPTIYYYFRNKEGLLLAIVDHVNSLIEGFLERELLSDGPVSASLERIAAAMILAHRDNPDFARAHLACHADSGVKALFPSMMGRFARIEELMSDLMKRGVERGEFRKDVPVQILCRTFTSILHMTLKDPSAGTATAPSAGEMVGILMRGIGR; translated from the coding sequence ATGACGGAACGGAACGATGCCGTGGGGACCAAGGAAGGGATCCTGAAGGCGGCGATAAGGGTGCTGGGCGAGAAGGGCTACTCGGACCTGTCGATGAAGGACGTGGCCGAGGCCAGCGGCTTCACCAAGCCCACCATCTACTACTACTTCCGAAACAAGGAGGGCCTGCTCCTCGCGATAGTCGACCACGTGAACTCACTCATAGAGGGCTTCCTGGAGCGGGAGCTCCTGTCCGACGGACCGGTGAGCGCCTCCCTGGAGAGGATCGCGGCGGCGATGATCCTGGCCCACAGGGACAATCCCGACTTCGCCAGGGCCCATCTCGCATGCCATGCCGATTCCGGCGTGAAGGCGCTCTTCCCCTCGATGATGGGCAGGTTCGCCAGGATCGAGGAGCTGATGTCCGATCTGATGAAGCGTGGAGTGGAGAGGGGAGAGTTCCGGAAGGACGTTCCCGTCCAGATCCTGTGCAGGACGTTCACGTCCATCCTGCACATGACCCTGAAAGATCCGTCGGCCGGAACGGCGACCGCTCCGTCAGCCGGCGAGATGGTCGGAATCCTGATGCGGGGCATCGGGAGATAG
- a CDS encoding 4Fe-4S dicluster domain-containing protein, protein MDGPKKYPFCEIDQEECKGCGLCVNACPAKVLELSTHLNSKGYHPSGYKGSGCIGCGSCFYSCPEPGAITVYLKDYVPEGV, encoded by the coding sequence GTGGACGGTCCGAAGAAGTACCCCTTCTGCGAGATCGACCAGGAGGAGTGCAAGGGTTGCGGGCTGTGCGTGAACGCATGCCCCGCGAAGGTCCTCGAGCTGTCGACCCATCTGAACTCGAAGGGGTATCATCCGTCGGGATACAAGGGATCCGGCTGCATCGGGTGCGGGAGCTGCTTCTACTCCTGCCCGGAGCCCGGGGCCATCACAGTCTATCTCAAGGACTACGTCCCGGAGGGGGTGTGA